In the Pirellulales bacterium genome, one interval contains:
- a CDS encoding FGGY family carbohydrate kinase encodes MSYLAIDIGTSFIKGAILDTQTGRITSIRRAAFPEPVSGLPESWVEIDPVAVSKAVGTLVADLGSAAMDCHGVLLCGQMGGVILVDAQGEPRTNYLSWRDQRVLDAENNTASTVFDRLRERLGARYLAELGNELRPGSATSLLFWLAQRDARLLNRAVPLSLPAFVAGQLVGRLPAEHPTQAIGLLDLHDAGASAPVARWHRAAFEALGLGDLAWPSLASPNEATGETRVGGKLVPCCPAVGDHQCALLGVGLDRDELSINVSTGSQVSRLCTSAAAGRYQVRNYFDGLFLQTITHLPAGRSLDGLVALLTEIPRAAGASCGDVWSYIHEQAEAASSETLTADISFFSGALGDQGSLTGMRLENLTVGHLFRAAFQAMARNYAECARRLDPQASWRRIAFSGGLANRSQLLRASVLEKLPGEYRLCAEGEDTLLGMLALALVADRQEDSAIAASLALNEAAKDLVGHDRRSTKQTLSPRERAG; translated from the coding sequence ATGAGCTATCTGGCCATCGATATCGGCACGTCGTTCATCAAGGGAGCGATCCTTGATACGCAGACGGGCCGCATTACGAGCATTCGCCGCGCCGCTTTTCCCGAACCCGTCAGCGGGCTGCCGGAATCGTGGGTCGAGATCGATCCCGTGGCGGTCAGCAAGGCCGTCGGCACGCTCGTGGCCGACCTTGGCTCCGCCGCCATGGATTGCCACGGCGTACTGTTGTGCGGCCAGATGGGTGGTGTGATTCTCGTCGACGCGCAAGGTGAGCCGCGAACGAATTATCTCTCGTGGCGCGACCAGCGCGTGCTCGATGCTGAAAATAATACCGCGTCGACGGTCTTCGATCGGCTGCGCGAGCGACTTGGCGCTCGTTACTTAGCCGAGCTTGGCAACGAACTGCGCCCCGGCTCGGCGACGAGTCTTCTCTTTTGGCTCGCCCAGCGCGACGCGCGGCTATTGAACCGTGCGGTGCCCCTTTCGCTGCCGGCGTTCGTGGCCGGGCAACTGGTCGGCCGTCTTCCGGCCGAGCATCCAACGCAAGCGATCGGGCTGCTCGATTTGCACGACGCCGGAGCCTCGGCGCCGGTTGCCCGTTGGCATCGAGCGGCGTTTGAAGCACTGGGGCTAGGCGACCTCGCCTGGCCATCCTTAGCATCGCCGAACGAGGCGACGGGCGAAACGCGCGTCGGCGGCAAGCTCGTTCCTTGCTGTCCCGCCGTCGGAGATCATCAGTGCGCGCTGCTGGGTGTCGGACTCGATCGCGATGAATTGTCGATCAATGTCTCGACCGGTTCCCAGGTCAGCCGGCTGTGTACCAGCGCCGCGGCCGGCCGGTACCAGGTGCGAAACTATTTCGATGGTCTGTTTTTGCAAACGATTACGCACTTGCCGGCCGGGCGGTCGCTCGATGGGCTCGTGGCACTGTTGACCGAGATTCCGCGTGCGGCAGGGGCCTCATGCGGTGACGTCTGGTCGTACATTCACGAGCAGGCCGAAGCCGCATCAAGCGAGACGCTGACGGCCGACATTTCGTTCTTTTCCGGCGCTCTCGGCGACCAAGGGAGCCTGACCGGGATGCGGCTTGAGAATCTGACGGTCGGCCACTTGTTCCGCGCGGCATTTCAAGCCATGGCGCGCAATTACGCCGAGTGCGCGCGCCGGCTTGATCCGCAAGCCTCATGGCGGCGCATCGCCTTTTCGGGCGGACTGGCCAACCGCTCGCAGCTTTTGCGCGCATCGGTTCTCGAAAAGCTGCCGGGCGAGTATCGCCTTTGCGCCGAGGGGGAGGACACGCTCTTGGGCATGCTGGCCTTGGCGCTCGTCGCGGATCGCCAAGAGGATTCGGCCATCGCGGCATCGTTGGCATTGAACGAAGCGGCAAAAGATTTAGTCGGACATGATCGGAGGAGCACCAAACAAACCCTCTCCCCGCGGGAGAGGGCAGGGTGA
- a CDS encoding SDR family oxidoreductase, which yields MPNTLFDLTGRVAVVSGAARGMGRAMALALAEHGADLLLVDRDAAALELTAQQIAKLGRRGVPAVCDVADIAAIRALFARLDSEFGRIDFLGNVAGEGVLAPPEDLTIEQLRSVFDNLVVGRFAMCQEAGRRMLKAGRGSIVNIGSLASTTALGRGHIAYSMAMGAVVQMTRELSTEWASSGVRVNAILPAQVMNPSLEKRMAENPAMKDVWLRGIPAGRFGQPDDIRGLAVLLASDASSWITGALLPMDGGNLALNGGGSLRSKPQS from the coding sequence ATGCCCAACACACTCTTCGATCTCACCGGGCGCGTGGCCGTCGTATCAGGCGCTGCGCGCGGCATGGGGCGGGCGATGGCCTTGGCGCTTGCGGAACACGGCGCCGATCTGCTACTTGTCGATCGTGACGCGGCGGCTCTCGAACTCACCGCGCAGCAGATCGCAAAGCTTGGCCGACGCGGTGTGCCGGCGGTCTGCGATGTTGCCGATATCGCCGCGATTCGCGCGCTTTTTGCACGGCTCGATTCCGAGTTCGGCCGCATCGATTTCCTGGGCAACGTCGCCGGCGAGGGAGTGCTTGCTCCGCCCGAGGATCTCACGATCGAACAATTGCGGAGCGTGTTCGACAACCTGGTCGTGGGCCGCTTTGCCATGTGCCAGGAGGCCGGGCGCCGCATGCTGAAGGCCGGCCGCGGCAGCATCGTCAACATCGGCTCGTTGGCCAGCACAACCGCGCTGGGACGCGGTCACATCGCCTACAGCATGGCGATGGGGGCCGTGGTGCAAATGACACGCGAGCTGAGCACCGAATGGGCCAGCTCGGGCGTGCGCGTCAACGCGATCCTGCCCGCACAGGTGATGAACCCCAGCCTGGAAAAACGGATGGCCGAGAATCCGGCGATGAAGGACGTCTGGCTGCGCGGCATCCCGGCCGGGCGATTTGGCCAGCCGGACGATATTCGCGGGCTGGCCGTGCTGTTGGCTTCGGACGCCTCGAGTTGGATCACCGGCGCGCTCCTTCCCATGGACGGCGGCAATCTGGCGTTAAACGGCGGCGGCTCGCTTCGTAGCAAGCCACAATCATAA
- a CDS encoding dehydrogenase E1 component subunit alpha/beta, whose product MSTQTTELSIVLSLYRTMRLIRQCEEHLARSHQRGLIHGACHTYVGEEAIATGVCENLRQDDVLFSTHRGHGHALAKGLPPEQLIAELFGRATGCSRGRGGSMHLFAPEIGMMGTSGIVGPCILQAVGAGYSFKLTKSDRVAVAFFGDGAVNNGAFHEGLNMAAIWNLSVLFICENNQFATEVPFRYSSGIPDVGRRAANYGLPGFEVDGNDVLAVHEAAREAVARARRGDGATLIECKTYRTRPHAEGMGDFTYRTREEVEEWRARCPLRRLRDECVVRASDWGLTADETDRLSEEFDAVDRQVNELVEAASKAAEAAAWPDPATATTHVYCEAARSPVPAEPAKGTRQTTFVQATLEALEHEMARNPKIFVMGEGIGVRGGNFRTTAGLFDKFGAERLCDTPISERGFVGLSCGAGMTGTRPVIDFMFVDFINDAYGELVNQIAKMQYMSSGRLKMPVLLRGCIGVGHAAATHHSSNFTSVYAHIPGLRVVIPSTPYDAKGLFLHALRCDDPVLFLEHRELMAIKGPVPEEAYEIEFGRASIARSGTAATIVAMGLMLHRTLSVAEELAKQGISIEVIDPRTASPLDMPTILESVAKTGRLLVVDEAYGPCSLAAEIVAQVADAGFDDLDAPIRRLNGAFTPTPYSPTLEKVVVPQTDDIRRAIESLLAE is encoded by the coding sequence ATGTCAACGCAGACCACGGAATTGAGTATCGTTCTTTCGCTCTATCGCACCATGCGGCTGATTCGCCAATGCGAAGAGCATCTGGCCCGATCGCACCAGCGCGGCCTGATCCACGGCGCCTGTCACACGTACGTCGGCGAAGAAGCGATCGCCACTGGCGTTTGCGAAAACCTTCGCCAGGACGACGTGCTCTTCAGCACCCACCGGGGGCACGGCCACGCGCTGGCGAAGGGCTTACCGCCCGAGCAGTTGATCGCCGAGCTGTTTGGTCGCGCCACCGGCTGCTCGCGCGGACGCGGCGGCAGCATGCACCTGTTCGCTCCCGAGATCGGCATGATGGGCACCAGCGGCATCGTCGGCCCCTGCATTCTGCAGGCGGTCGGCGCGGGCTACAGCTTCAAACTGACCAAGAGCGATCGCGTGGCCGTGGCCTTCTTCGGCGATGGCGCCGTCAACAACGGCGCGTTCCATGAAGGCTTGAATATGGCCGCGATCTGGAATCTCTCGGTTCTGTTCATTTGCGAGAACAATCAATTTGCCACCGAGGTGCCGTTTCGGTATTCGAGCGGCATCCCGGACGTGGGGCGGCGGGCGGCGAATTACGGTTTGCCTGGCTTCGAAGTCGACGGCAATGACGTGCTGGCCGTACACGAGGCGGCGCGCGAAGCCGTGGCACGTGCGCGCCGCGGCGACGGCGCTACGCTGATCGAGTGCAAGACGTACCGGACGCGTCCGCATGCCGAAGGGATGGGGGATTTCACGTACCGCACGCGCGAAGAAGTCGAAGAATGGCGCGCTCGCTGCCCGCTGCGCCGTCTGCGCGATGAATGCGTGGTACGCGCGTCGGACTGGGGGCTGACGGCGGATGAGACCGATCGGCTGTCCGAAGAATTCGATGCCGTCGATCGCCAGGTGAACGAGTTGGTCGAGGCGGCCAGCAAAGCGGCTGAAGCCGCGGCCTGGCCCGACCCGGCCACGGCCACGACGCACGTGTATTGCGAAGCCGCGCGCTCGCCCGTGCCTGCCGAACCGGCTAAAGGGACGCGGCAAACGACGTTCGTGCAAGCCACGCTCGAAGCGCTCGAGCACGAGATGGCGCGGAACCCAAAGATATTCGTGATGGGCGAGGGGATCGGCGTCCGCGGCGGCAATTTTCGCACCACGGCCGGCTTGTTCGACAAGTTCGGCGCCGAGCGATTGTGCGATACGCCGATCAGCGAGCGCGGCTTCGTCGGGCTCAGTTGCGGGGCCGGCATGACCGGCACGCGACCCGTGATCGATTTCATGTTCGTCGACTTCATCAACGACGCTTACGGCGAGCTGGTGAACCAGATCGCGAAGATGCAATACATGAGCAGCGGCCGGCTGAAGATGCCGGTGCTATTGCGCGGCTGCATCGGCGTCGGCCACGCCGCGGCGACGCATCATTCCAGCAACTTTACGAGCGTTTACGCCCACATCCCGGGCTTGCGCGTCGTGATCCCCTCAACGCCCTACGACGCCAAGGGGCTGTTTTTACACGCACTGCGCTGCGACGACCCGGTTCTGTTCCTCGAGCATCGCGAGTTGATGGCGATCAAGGGCCCGGTGCCGGAAGAGGCCTACGAAATCGAGTTCGGCCGGGCGAGCATCGCGCGCTCGGGCACGGCCGCCACCATCGTGGCGATGGGGCTGATGCTGCATCGCACACTCTCGGTAGCCGAGGAACTGGCGAAGCAGGGCATTTCGATCGAGGTGATCGATCCGCGCACCGCTTCGCCCCTCGACATGCCGACCATCCTGGAATCGGTCGCCAAGACCGGGCGGCTGTTGGTCGTCGACGAAGCGTACGGTCCTTGCAGCCTGGCCGCCGAGATCGTGGCGCAGGTGGCGGACGCGGGCTTCGACGATCTCGACGCGCCGATCCGCCGGCTAAACGGCGCCTTTACGCCGACGCCGTACAGCCCAACCTTGGAAAAAGTCGTGGTACCGCAAACGGACGATATCCGCCGGGCGATCGAGTCGCTGTTGGCCGAATAG
- a CDS encoding dihydrolipoamide acetyltransferase family protein, whose amino-acid sequence MAIEVTIPRLGWSMEEGVFVRWLKQEGDWVAAGDQLFLLESEKATQEIEALDAGVLRLLPTSPQPGATVLVGQVIAVLTAKDEVVEQTESTLPQPATNGTNGLSSSSASASAPPIAGPAARRLARRLNVALDDVAGSGRGGRVTADDIHARAQQQSNAAASASGAGEGGAHPGPSAPGSATSPADGGRVAASPRARRAARNLGVDISQVEATGSTGRVRERDVLAAARVRGEVTAAPAGQQSPGGTPTGPDKIRRTIARRMVASHQSTAPVTLTTKVDATNLVNLRRQFQAAANAAAETLVPSITDLLARLLAVALAEHPRLNARWEEDRVVEVAEIRVGVAVDTEAGLLVPVLGDVRTMGVREIAARSKELVARARAGTLSAADLQGGTITITNLGAFGIDAFTPIINPPEAAILGVGAIRREPVFGADDRIEAREQMTLSLTFDHRVVDGAPAARFLATLRERIENAAAWLAG is encoded by the coding sequence ATGGCCATTGAAGTGACGATTCCGCGGCTCGGCTGGTCGATGGAAGAAGGCGTCTTTGTGCGCTGGCTGAAGCAGGAAGGGGACTGGGTGGCCGCCGGCGATCAGTTGTTCCTGTTGGAAAGCGAAAAGGCGACGCAAGAGATCGAAGCGCTCGACGCGGGCGTGTTGCGACTGCTTCCCACCAGTCCGCAGCCGGGCGCTACGGTGCTCGTCGGCCAGGTGATTGCGGTGCTGACGGCGAAGGACGAGGTTGTCGAGCAAACGGAATCGACGCTGCCGCAGCCGGCGACTAACGGTACGAACGGTTTGTCGTCGTCGTCGGCAAGCGCTAGCGCGCCTCCCATCGCGGGGCCAGCAGCACGCCGGCTGGCGCGGCGATTGAACGTCGCGCTCGACGACGTTGCCGGCAGTGGCCGTGGCGGTCGTGTCACGGCGGACGACATTCATGCGCGAGCGCAGCAGCAATCGAATGCTGCAGCATCAGCGAGCGGGGCAGGGGAGGGGGGCGCTCATCCGGGGCCGTCGGCGCCTGGCTCTGCAACATCGCCGGCCGACGGCGGCCGCGTCGCGGCGTCGCCCCGCGCCCGGCGTGCCGCGCGCAATCTGGGCGTGGATATTTCGCAAGTTGAGGCCACCGGCAGCACCGGCCGCGTTCGCGAGCGCGATGTTTTGGCCGCGGCGCGCGTGCGCGGCGAAGTCACTGCTGCGCCGGCCGGCCAGCAATCGCCCGGTGGCACGCCGACCGGGCCTGACAAGATTCGCCGCACGATCGCACGCCGGATGGTCGCCAGTCATCAGTCGACCGCGCCGGTCACGCTGACGACCAAGGTCGATGCCACGAACCTGGTGAACCTGCGGCGGCAATTTCAGGCAGCCGCGAACGCCGCTGCGGAGACGCTCGTGCCGTCGATCACGGATTTGCTGGCCCGACTGCTCGCCGTCGCGCTTGCCGAGCACCCGCGCTTAAACGCCCGCTGGGAAGAGGACCGGGTGGTCGAAGTGGCTGAGATTCGCGTCGGCGTCGCCGTCGATACCGAGGCCGGCTTACTCGTGCCGGTGCTGGGGGACGTGCGGACGATGGGGGTGCGCGAAATCGCCGCGCGATCGAAAGAACTGGTCGCCAGAGCACGTGCCGGCACCCTGTCGGCGGCCGATTTGCAGGGCGGAACGATCACGATCACGAACTTGGGCGCCTTCGGCATCGATGCGTTTACGCCGATCATCAACCCGCCCGAGGCGGCGATCCTGGGCGTGGGGGCGATCCGCCGCGAGCCGGTTTTTGGCGCGGACGACCGCATCGAAGCGCGCGAGCAAATGACGCTCAGCCTGACGTTCGATCACCGCGTGGTGGACGGCGCCCCAGCGGCGCGCTTCCTGGCCACGCTGCGCGAACGCA